One genomic segment of Rivularia sp. PCC 7116 includes these proteins:
- a CDS encoding GMC oxidoreductase, whose amino-acid sequence MHPKFKRRQFLQATLAATASIGYYNIATFAEGSEERVEAVVIGSGFGGAVASLRLAEAGIETVVLERGRRWPISTAGDTFSTYDKPDGRSTWLSPTTIIFGETPIDVYTGVLDIKKGDGVNVLRGAGVGGGSLVYNAVTYQPTEELFYRAFSRSINYEELDRVYYPRVRSILKPSPIPDDILQSPFYLTSRIVLEQAAKANLKARKLDMNVDWDIVRQEIAGTKVPSAIDGQVYYGINSGAKQSLDRNYLSMAEATGFVEIRPLHVVIDIEEASRGRFRIRSNKIDEQGNVVEKKTIVCKYLFLAAGSIGTTELLLRAKNNGKLRRINNQVGKRWGTNGDILASVLTSMQTNPTKGGPAATVIEDFDNPIAPLVFEQIPFPNVPEGVYTGVSLAITKPEGSLNYNASTKTADLVWPQNSANNQKIKKANLDFFQRLNQANGTTLAVEPDASITAHPLGGATIGAVCSPYGRVRGYRNLFVVDGAFIPGSTACTNPSLTIAALAERNLDRFLNRYRKRDY is encoded by the coding sequence GTAGCGGTTTTGGTGGAGCGGTAGCTTCCTTAAGGCTTGCTGAAGCGGGGATTGAGACGGTTGTACTGGAGCGCGGACGACGATGGCCCATAAGTACGGCAGGTGATACTTTTTCTACCTATGATAAACCCGATGGTCGTTCTACTTGGTTGAGTCCAACTACAATCATATTTGGAGAAACTCCTATTGATGTATACACAGGAGTTCTGGATATCAAGAAAGGTGATGGGGTTAACGTTTTGCGGGGAGCGGGGGTAGGTGGTGGCTCCCTTGTATATAACGCAGTAACCTATCAGCCTACTGAAGAACTTTTTTATAGAGCTTTTTCTCGGAGCATAAATTACGAAGAACTCGATAGAGTTTATTATCCAAGGGTGCGTTCGATTCTGAAACCTTCCCCCATACCCGATGATATCCTGCAAAGTCCATTTTATTTAACCAGTCGTATAGTTTTGGAACAAGCAGCGAAAGCTAATTTAAAAGCCCGCAAGCTTGATATGAATGTGGATTGGGATATTGTTCGGCAGGAGATTGCTGGAACAAAAGTTCCTTCTGCTATCGACGGTCAAGTATACTATGGCATCAACAGTGGAGCAAAACAGAGCTTAGACCGCAATTATCTTTCGATGGCTGAGGCTACTGGCTTCGTTGAGATACGACCTCTGCATGTCGTTATTGACATAGAAGAAGCAAGTCGCGGACGTTTTCGCATCAGAAGCAATAAAATCGACGAGCAAGGAAATGTAGTTGAGAAAAAAACTATTGTTTGTAAATATCTATTTTTAGCAGCTGGTTCTATTGGAACCACAGAACTTTTATTACGTGCTAAAAATAATGGAAAATTGCGCCGTATTAATAACCAAGTAGGAAAAAGATGGGGGACTAATGGAGATATACTTGCTTCTGTTCTTACTTCAATGCAAACCAATCCTACAAAGGGGGGACCTGCGGCTACAGTAATTGAGGACTTCGACAACCCTATAGCCCCTTTGGTATTTGAACAAATACCTTTTCCTAATGTTCCTGAAGGCGTTTATACTGGTGTGAGTCTTGCTATTACCAAGCCGGAGGGTTCTTTAAACTATAATGCTTCTACCAAAACAGCCGATTTAGTTTGGCCTCAGAACTCTGCTAACAATCAGAAAATTAAAAAGGCTAATTTAGATTTTTTCCAACGGCTAAACCAAGCTAACGGCACAACTTTAGCTGTTGAACCAGATGCTAGCATTACCGCTCATCCCCTTGGTGGTGCAACAATTGGCGCTGTATGCAGTCCTTATGGACGAGTTCGCGGTTATCGTAATTTGTTTGTCGTTGATGGTGCTTTTATTCCAGGTTCTACAGCCTGTACCAACCCTTCCCTTACCATCGCGGCTTTAGCGGAGCGTAATCTGGATAGATTTCTTAACAGATACCGCAAACGCGATTATTAA